A single window of Lepeophtheirus salmonis chromosome 2, UVic_Lsal_1.4, whole genome shotgun sequence DNA harbors:
- the LOC121113881 gene encoding EF-hand domain-containing protein 1, giving the protein MPSENRSSRTFYSPEDFQIGEEIEILKKRFYIYDVDAYTSKFYRDKYGIKMSMNQTNTKNNPNGKKVMTNYPPRTGVQIGTPEDTLQNCVRLIPKPPKKDIKNIIDNLGKTLRFEGILHSAWPSDTKRKFVFTYYLSDNTVSIFEFCPPNSGRKSGKYLERTRLIKTQKKIDGEVDYYNLSDFYIGARLSIYTRQFEITDADKRILQFIEENECKLEKTWINTYRQYFLLQK; this is encoded by the exons ATGCCGTCTGAAAACCGATCTTCAAGGACATTCTATTCTCCAGAAGATTTTCAAATTGGTGAAGAAATAGAGATACTGAAGAAAAg ATTTTACATTTACGATGTTGATGCGTATACTTCAAAATTTTATCGTGATAAATATGGTATTAAAATGTCAATGAATCAAACCAACACTAAGAATAATCCCAATGGGAAGAAAGTAATGACAAACTATCCACCCAGAACAGGCGTACAAATTGGAACACCCGAAGATACTCTTCAAAATTGCGTTCGATTGATACCAAAACCGCCAAAGAAggatattaaaaacattatagataatcttggaaaa ACTCTTAGATTCGAAGGCATTCTCCACTCAGCCTGGCCAAgcgatacaaaaagaaaatttgtttttacatattatttatcagATAATACTGtatccatttttgaattttgtcccCCCAATTCTGGAAGAAAAAGTGGGAAGTACTTGGAGAGAACACGACTCATCAAAactcaaaagaaaattgatgGAGAGGTTGACTATTACAATCTATCGGATTTTTACATAG gtgCACGTTTAAGCATTTACACGCGACAATTCGAAATCACAGACGCAGATAAGCGTATTCTTCAATTCATTGAGGAAAATGAATGTAAGCTCgaaaaaacatggatcaatACCTACAGACAGTACTTTTTGCTCCAGAAATAA
- the Sf3a2 gene encoding splicing factor 3A subunit 2: protein MDFQNRVGSKTGGGGVASFSETSRERRERLAALAAETIDLQKDPYFMRNHLGTYECKLCLTLHNNEASYLAHTQGKKHQSNLARRAAKEAKDSPIQPAPEKARIELKKFVKIGRPGYRVTKQRDAENGQQSLLFEIDYPEIADGVLPRHRFMSAYEQKIEPPDRKWQYLLFAAEPYETIAFKVPSREVDKSETRFWSLWNKDTKEFFLQFAFKLNEGKSSRMPPLPPPPPPNLRPTNVPPPMPPTMIPRPPMSAMVPPPAGFHPVPPPPPAM, encoded by the coding sequence ATGGATTTCCAGAACCGTGTGGGTAGTAAAACTGGCGGCGGAGGGGTCGCCAGTTTCTCCGAAACGAGTCGAGAGCGTCGTGAACGTTTGGCCGCCCTCGCAGCCGAGACGATCGACCTTCAAAAGGATCCCTATTTCATGCGGAATCATTTGGGGACATACGAATGTAAACTCTGTCTCACACTCCACAACAATGAGGCCTCTTACTTGGCTCATACACAGGGCAAGAAGCATCAGTCCAATCTCGCTCGACGTGCTGCAAAAGAAGCCAAGGATTCCCCCATCCAGCCCGCTCCTGAAAAGGCCCGCATTGAATTAAAGAAGTTTGTGAAGATTGGAAGACCCGGATATCGTGTCACGAAGCAAAGAGACGCGGAAAATGGTCAACAATCCCTTCTTTTCGAAATCGACTATCCAGAAATAGCAGACGGAGTCCTTCCTCGACATAGATTCATGTCCGCATACGAGCAAAAGATCGAACCCCCAGATAGAAAATGGCAATATCTCTTATTTGCTGCGGAGCCGTACGAAACCATCGCATTCAAAGTTCCCTCTCGAGAAGTAGACAAATCCGAAACACGGTTCTGGTCACTTTGGAATAAGGATACAAAAGAATTCTTCCTTCAATTTGCCTTTAAGCTTAACGAAGGGAAAAGCTCTCGAATGCCACCCCTACCTCCACCCCCACCACCCAATCTACGACCTACCAACGTCCCACCTCCCATGCCCCCAACCATGATTCCAAGACCTCCTATGTCGGCTATGGTACCGCCACCAGCTGGCTTTCATCCAGTTCCACCTCCTCCGCCAGCTATGTGA